The Rufibacter sp. DG15C region AGAAAACAAGCCAAAAGCGAGAATGTTTAGACAGCGTCCGAGAGACTGCTGAACGTGAAGTCCCTAATCTTGAGCGGTGGCAACAAATAGTTGTTGCTGGACTCGCCGCTCACCGTACGCTCAGCCTTCCCGATGGCCTCCAGATTGTTGAGCATGATGATGGGGCTCTCATTGAACCTGAAGTTCTTGACCGCGTGCTTGATTTTGCCATTTTCAATGTAGAAGGTCCCGTCCCGGGTAAGGCCGGTGAGCAACAGGGTCTGCGGGTCCACGGACCGAATGTACCAAAGCCGCGTGACCAGAATGCCTCTTTGGGTGCCTTTGATCATATCTTCCAAGCTCTGCGTGCCGCCTTGCATAATGGCCGTGTTGGGGAAAGGCACCGGTGTGATTTTCTTCTGCTGCGCCCAGTAGCGTGACACCGGAATCTGCTTGATGACGCCTTTGTCTATCCAGGTGGTTTTGTTCAAGGCCTGGCCGTCCTGTGCCCACGGCGAGGTAGGCAGTTCTGGGTGCGCCGGGTCTGAGTAAATGGTCACACGCTCATCCACTAGTTTCTGCCCTACTTTATTGCCTCCGCCGGCTTTGCTCAGGAAACTGCGTCCCTCGTCTGCGGAGCGAGCGTCCATCCCGAAGAACAGGTTCTCCAGCATCACGGCCACCGCAGCCGGTTCCAGGATAACGGTGTACTTGCCGGGCTCCAAGGCTCTGGCGTTGGCTGAGCCCGTGGCTTTATTCACGGCAATGTTAGAGACCGTGGCCGTGTCAAGTTTGCTCACATCATTGAAGCCTCTGGAGACATAGCCTGAGCCGGTGCCGTCTGGCGTGCGCACCGTCAAAGAGAAGTCAACGCCGGTATCTGTGTTGTAAGCGAACAGGCCTTTGCTGTTCATCATGCTTTGGAAGCCCACATTGTCTTGCAGGTAGCCGGCGGCCGTCAGGTTTTTGGATTTGGCCGCCGCAATGCTTTTGGCCACCATCTCGGCGCGCTTGTCTGGCGTGATGGCAGCCGTGGCCGCCACGTACGGATTGGTGGTGATGTATTTCTGCGGTCCTAAAACGCCCATGTACTCCGGGTTCTCAGGCGCTAGTTTGGCCAATTCCTCTGAACGGCGTACTACTTTTTCTAAAGAAGCATCGTCAAACTCATTGATGGTGGCCACGCCCATGCGCTTGCCAAACGAGGATTGCACCACCAGCGTGGTAGTATGGGACTCGCCGGCCGTGGACACCGAGTTGCGTGCGTAACGCACATTGCCGGTTTTTCCGCCGTTGAGGTTGGCCTCGCACTCATCGGCTTTGCTCAAGGCCATCACCTTCTTCAGGATGACCTGGGCTTGTTCTTTGGTTAATATTGCCATGTTTGAATAACGTCTTTCAGTTGAAGTAAACAGTTTACTTTTTTAGTCACGAGTCACGAGTCACGAGTCGCGAGTTGGTTTCTCTCCCACTTTAGGAATGGGAATGCTTAAGCTCAAACTTTTTCAAGACTCGCAACTCGCGATTCAGAACTCGCGACTCATCTAGATTTTTCTACCAGTGTTGATGACGTTCACGCCGTTGAAGCGGGTGGTGGACGAACCATGGGACACCGCGCTGCTCTGGGTAGGCTGGCCTTTGCCGTCAAAGAAAGAACCGCCTAAGCGGTAATCGCTCTCGTCGCAGATGGCCGAGCAGGAGTTCCAGAATTCCTGGGTGTTGCTCTGGTAGGCCACGTCTTTCAAAGGCCCCACAATCTTGCCGTCCTTAATCTCATAGTAGAGCTGGCCCCCGAACTGGAAGTTGTAGCGCTGCTGGTCAATGGAGAAGGAACCGTCGCCAATGATGTAGATGCCTTTCTCCACGTCTTTAATCATGTTGTCTACGCTCAACTTCTGCTTGCCCGGCGCCAAAGACACATTGGCCATGCGCTGGAACTGCACCGAGCTCCAATTGTCGGCGTAGCAGCAGCCATGGGACTCTTTCTCCCCGATGATGTGGGCCTGGTCGCGGGTGGCCTGGTAGTTGACCAAGGTGCCGTCCTTCACCAAGTCCCATTGCTTGGTCTTCACGCCTTCGTCGTCATAGCCCACGGCACCCAGAGAGCCAACCTGTGTTTTGTCCGCGAACAGGTTTACTTTGTCACTGCCGTATTTGAATTTTTTGCTCTGCCATTTGTCCAGCGTGGCAAAAGAAGTGCCGGCGAAGTTGGCCTCATAGCCCAGTACGCGGTCCAATTCCAGCGGGTGGCCTACGCTTTCATGGATGGTCAGCCATAAATGAGACGGGTCCAACACCAGGTCATATTTACCGGCCAAAACAGATTTAGCGGTTAGTTTCTCTCTCGCTTGTTTGGCAGCAGCACCAGCGTCTTCCACCATGTCATAGTACTTGCCGTATCGGGTAGTAATGCCCTGATATTTGCCCTCTGGCTTTCCGCTGAGGTATTCGTAGCCCATACCCACGGGAGCGCTCAAGGATTGGCGCGTTTCAAACTTGCCGGTCTTCTGGTCAATGGCCGTCACGTTGAGCACCGGCCAGGTGCGGTGCACGTCCTGGTCAATGTAAGAACCCTCAGAAGACGCGAAGTATTTCTGCTCGTTCACCAGAAATAGCGCGGAGTTGACGTAGTTGGCGCCGTTCTTCATGGCGGCAGCGTTGGCTCCTAACAGCAAATCCACTTTCTCCTTAATAGGTACCTCAAAAGCGTTGCGCTCAATAGGAGTTTTCCAGCTAACCTCACCAAACCCTTTCTGCGGTGCCAGCTGAACTGGCTCTGTCTGCAGTTTAGAGTTAGCCTTTGCAATGGCCACAGCCAGTTCAGCAGCTTTGGCGGCCCCGGCCGGCGAGACATCATCCATGGACGCGAAGCCCCAGGTGCCGTTGGCAATCACGCGCACGCCAATGCCATAGCTCTCGGTGTTGACGGTATTCTGCACCTTGTCCTCACGGGTAATCACGAACTGGTTCAGGTACCGGCCAATTCTGACGTCGGTGTAGGTGGCGCCTTTAGACTTGGCCGCGTTGAGCGCCGCGTCTGCCAACTGTTTGTGGAAGGCCACGTCTGCCGGTTCCAACGCCGCCTCGGGCGCAATGTCATGGCCCCACAGCGGAATGGGCAGCATCATAGCTCCCAAACCCAGGCCGGAAAGGTGGAGAAAATCGCGTCTTTTCAAAGTCTAAGAGGTTTATGGTTAGTCCTTTAAATATAAAGTTTTCTCGCACCAATCCAAGAAATTATTGCATGATTTTTATATGCAGAAACAAGCAATTGACGAATAAGGCGAAATGTGCATTTGCTGATAAGTCCCCCTTCGGAGGGGGTAGGGGGAGGACAAAATAGTTTCAAATTGGGATGTTGTTATTTTTAGCAAAAGGCCTAAAGGCGTGCTCTTAATGAGCCTTAATCAGTACGATTAAATCCTCCCCCTACCCCCTCCAAAGGGGGACGGAATGCGTGCCTTTTATTTTCAAACAAAAAATCCCACTCCAAAATGGGAGTGGGATTTTAGGCTGTTTTCCGGAAAAGAGGCCAAAAACGCTATTCGCAGCTAAGAGTTTCTGTGGTCCCAATAGGTGCGCCCGGCGGAAGGTCTTTGTGCAGTTGCGGTTTCGCGTTGGCAGGCTGGTCTAATCTGTTCAAGGCCAGAAGCGCGTTGGCTTTCACGGCATCGTCTGAGGACTTGGCCAGCTTCTTCAGGTGCTTTTCCAGCTCTTCCAGTTTCAAAATGGCGATGCCGCGCACGGAGTAGGCGGCGTTCTCATTCTGGGACAAGGCCAGCAGGTGGGTGAGTACCAGCTGTTGGGTGAGCAACTGCGTCTGGCCGGGTAGGCCGTTCTGCTGTTTGGCTTTCCAGGTGTGCTCTAGTATCTGGTCCAACACTTCCTCCAGGCCTAGCTTACTGCCTCTAGCTTTCAATTCCACCAAACGGGCGGCGCGCTCTGGGTGGAACAGAAACGACAAGGTAAAATCGGCGGAAGCCTCGGCGACGGCCAATGGGTCAAAGGTGAGGCCGGTGCGTTTGTCAAACAGCTCACGTGTAGGCGACCAACCGGCCGGTCTTGGCGGAATCAAAGCGATGATGTTCTCTGGTAGGGTGAGCACCTTGGGCTGGAGTGTCTCTAGGAGCGCATCCAAGGCTTTCTGTTGCTCGGCCTCGGGTACCTTCTCGGTGACCAGTTGGCCATCGCCTCTGGAGGCATAGGTGTAGTTAACCCCACCCACCACTTTGGCCACCGACTCTACCTGGTAGCGGTGATAATTGTAAATGGGCACCAGCACATCTTCCAGCATGGCCATGGGCACGCCGGGCTTTATGTTGTTCAGGCCAAACTGCTGTAAGGCTTTCTGCCTAACCTGCAATACATGATGCAACTCATCAGACGCGTTGGCGCCATTGTCCCATAAGTGCGCCTGCGGGTGCGCCCCGCCCGGAGAGCGAGCATCTCGGTCAGCGATAAATTGCAAGCCACTTTGGTGACCGTTACGCAGGAGTTGGTCCAGCGCCTGTTTCTCGTTCACACCCTTCGCGAAGTCTTGGTAACCGTACGTCACGGCTAATTTGTCCCAATCGCCCATGCCCAAGGCGTAGGCATCAGATAAATCTATTTTTCCTTCTGCCGTCAGTTTCACGGTGGGGTGCGGATAGTCCATCACCGAGGCGCGGTTGTTTACGCTGGCGGCGTAGTTGTGCATGATGCCCAGCGTGTGGCCCAACTCATGCGCTGACAGCTGACGTAAGCGGGCCAGGGCCATCTTCATCATTTCGGGGTTGGCGGGTCTGCCTTCCTCATAAGGAGCTAGCAAACCTTCGGCAATCAAATAATCTTGGCGCACGCGCAGAGAGCCCAGGCTCACATGGCCTTTCAGGATTTCGCCGGTGCGTGGGTCCGTGACAGAGGCGCCGTAGCTCCAACCTCGGGTACTGCGGTGCACCCATTGAATGACGTTGTAGCGCACGTCCATGGGGTCTGCGTCTACGGGCAGAATCTCTACCTTGAACGCGTCTTTGTATCCCGCGGACTTAAAGGCCTGCGCCCACCAGCGGGCTCCATCTAGCAAGGCGCTTCTGATGGGTTCTGGCGCGGCGTGGTCTACATAGTACACAATGGGTTTCACGGCCTCAGACACGGCGGCGCCTGGGTTCTTCTTTTGCAGACGATGCCGGGCAATGTAGCGTTTGACAATGGACTCGCCAATGGGGGTGCTGTAGTCCATGTACTCAATCCCGAAGTAGCCGGCCCGCGGGTCCATGGCTCTGGGCGTGTAGTTTGAGTCTGGGAGTTGAATAAAGGAATGGTGCTGGCGCAGGGTGAGGGCCTCAATAGACGGAGCCACTTCGCGCACGAAGTTGCCGGCATCATCCCCGCCCACAAACGTGAGCGAGGCTTCAAACTCGGTGTTCTGCGGGAAGTTTTTGGTGCGGGGCAGATAAAGGGCCGAACGCGAGGCGTCCAGTCTATACGAGCCCTGTCTGGCCCGCTTAATGCTTCCTACTACGTCATGGGCGTCTCTCAGCAAAAAGTCAGTGGCGTCTACCAACACGGTTCTGCCATCGGTGGCTTCTACTTTAAAGCCCCACAGCGTGGACTGCGCGAAGGACTGGGCCACGGCCTGCTCCTCGGCGGGATTGCCGTTCATGGCGCGGTAGCCTTGGTTAGGCTCTATCAGCAAAACCTTAGGCCCTACCTTCTGGAAATACACCACGTGCGTGCCGCCTAACTGTCCACGGTCCAGGCCAATGTCATTGGAACCCAATCCCGCCGGAAGTGAGGAGACATACAGGAACTGCGTGTCCAGCTTGTCAATCTCCAGCAGAATCTTGCCGGTGGCCTCATCCCAGTAGAAAGGAAAATAGCCGGCAAATTTCTGTAGTCCAGCCGTTTTAGAAGCAATGCCGCCAGGTTTATTCTGCGCTGAAAGCTGTGTGAAAGTAAGTAAGAGAAGCAGAAAGGGGAGGAGCGTTTTTCGCATGATTTCTGGGAAGTAGGTCAAAAACGGAATCTGCGAATAAGGTAGGCAATTCAAAACATAGGGGCAAGGCTATGTTCAAGGAACTGAATCGTTAAGGAGCATTTGACGCCTATAATAATATAGCGGTTGTTATATATTTGCGGAAATTCGTTAACGCTATGCAAAAGACAGTTCTTCTAGACCGCATGGAGCATCCATCCTCAACCACTCAGGCAACCTCTTGGTGGAGCATACTGGCAGGGTTCCTGCTCATTGCCCTCACCTACCACGGCGGGGAATATGCCATGCGGTTCCATCAGCACGTTCCCCTGTTCCTGGGGTGTATGCTGGCCGTGATACCCGTGGCCAACCTGGTGGCCAAGTGGCAAGGCTTCAAAGGGCTGGGTGCTTGGGGACTGTGCTTTGACAAGCCCTACGCGAAACTGTTTTTGAAAGGCCTGGCCATTGGCTTGGTAGTGTATGCGGTGGCGCTTTGGGCGCGGCTTTGGCTGGGTTTTGAGATACTGGGCCCAAAGCCCGACACCAATGTGCTCATCACGCAGACGCTTATCTTCGCGGCAGGTACGTTTCTGCCGTCGCTAGCCGAAGACATACTCACCAGAGGCTACCTGTTTGGGCACTTCCATAAGCGGATGGGTACCTGGGCCTTGATTCTGTTCTCAGCAGTAGTCTACGTCCTGAACCATGTCTATGCCCTCACCGCCGGACCTGAGACCTTGGTCTACCTGTTTGTGCTGGGCGTAATGCTGGCCATTCCGTTGTTGTATACCAGAAATATTTGGTACACGGTGGGCGTGCACTGGGCCGGCAATATCATTTACCGGGTGAGCAATGATGTGCTGTCTGTGCGAACAATGGAATCTCCCTATCCCGCCATGTGGACCTTAACGGGTTTTGTGTTATTGCTAGCGGTCATCAATTATGTAGTAACTAGGAGATTCGTTCCTTCAGAAAAGGAGCAAGCCTTGGCCTAACCGAATTGGAAAAAGTCGTTTTCGGCTTGTTTTCCAGAAAACAGACTGAAAACGATTCCCGCCACTAAACGTGTTGAATGGAGTGCCTTGCTTACTTTCTAGTGAAGTGCAGCAGAAAGTCTGAGGCGTCTGTTTCATAAAGCGCCAAGGCATCTTTCCGCTTAGCATTAAAGCCAGATTTGGCCAGCAGGGTAATCAAGTGCTCTGGGGAAGGATGAATCTCTGTGTGAAACTCCAGCACTATCTCCTGCACCACGGCAATCTTCTGGCTGGCTATCAATTCCTGGATCACCTCCACCTCGGCGCCTTCAATGTCTAGTTTAAGCAAAGCCACCGGTTCTGTGAGGTAGGTAGAAAGCGTCTGCGCGGGAACGGTTACAGGAACGGTGGCGGTACTGGTTGTATAAGCGCCAGCATCTAACCTACCTGAGGCGTCTTCATGGGTAAAGAGAGTGAGCGTGCCGGACGTCCCAGTCAAGGCGGCATTCACCAGCATTACTTGGGAAAGCTGGTTGTGCGTGACAAACTGTTGCAGGAGTTGAAAAGCCTTCGCTTCTGGTTCAAACGCCAAGACCTTGGCTTCTGGGTAAGCGGTAATAAAATAAAGCACCGAAATACCCAAGTGGCTGCCGCCGTCAATGATAAGGGTTTTCTGGCCAGTCACTTTACTTCTATAAGCATCCAAGACGAAAATCTCCTCAAACTGGTGGAGCAGAAAAACATAGCTCGGGAATAAAACTCGCTTGCCAAACAAAACAATGCTATTTGTCTTTCTATGACTGCCGCCGAACTTAGCAACCCAGTGCGCCTGCCCGATCAGTTTGGTGTACGCACATAGCACCGCCCACGTGCCGCACGCTGGACCCATAGATAGGATAAGACCATACACTTTCAGGTAATGCCGAAGCAGTTTCATGTGGTTAGTTAAGCTGGGTAGGAGCAGGTGTTAAGATAGGAAACCCGACGCATTTTTAGCTTCCTTTCCAGAAAACAAGCCAAAACGGTGGTAAGCAAAACCGCCACTGTCTCTTTCAAGAAACAGTGGCGGTTGCAGTGAAATGCGATGTAAGATTACAGGTTCTTCACCCAGGCCTGACGCAAGGCATTCTGGGCCGGCGTTGGGTTGGCGTCCACCTCAAAAAGGTGTCTCTGGGTTTCTTGTCTTTCCAGCATTTTCAGGGTCAGTTTTTCTTCTTTGCCGTCTCTGCGAATGGTAACCGCATAAGAATCCCCAATCTTGGTTTGGAAAATCTTAGGTACTTCCTGGTTGGCGTTTTTCAAGGTAACCGCAGTGCCATTTACGGCTACCAGCTCATCTCCGTCCTTCAGGCCGGCTTGTTGTTGGGCAGGGTTCACTTTCATGAACACAATCTTTCCTTCGGGCGCGCCAAGGTTATAACCCGGGTCAAACGTCTTTTTGTCAGAGGTTCTCAAAGGCGTGTACGTGATGCCCAGTTTCCCGAAGTACTCGGCCACTGGCAAGGCCTCGGCGCCTTTTACATATTTGTTGAAGAAGTCGGCAATTTCTGGGTGGGTTTTGGCCACGAAGATGTTAAAGAAGTCCTGCTCCGGGAACGCCTTAGACGGGCCATATTCTTTAGACAACTCATTGATGACTTCGCGCAGACCGCGCTTACCACCAGACAATTCCAGCAATCTAATATCTAACAAAGCCGCCGTAGCCGCACCGCGGTTGTAGATGTTGCCGTAGATCTTGTTGCCCTGCGGCGTGTAAGAGGTCAAGCTCAATTCTTGTAGGCTGTAGTTGGTGCCCATCATGTCATTGTTCTTGAGCTTCTGTTGCATGTCTTTGAGGTAGGCAGGCAAGTCAATCATGCCGGCTCTCAGTTGCATCATATCAGAAGCCCACTCGGTGGTGCCTTCATACAGCCACAAGTGTTGCGACGGAGTAGGGGTCTCAAAGTTGAAGCGCTCAATGATCTCGCTGTGGATGTTGAGCGGCGTGATGATGTGGAAGAACTCATGCGAAGCGATGTCGGTGATGTTATGCGCAAACTCGGGCGTCATGTCACTTTCTTTCATGACATACTCAGAGCTGTACGAATGCTCCCAGGCACCCCAGTCTTCGTCCTCAAAATGGTACAGGAAGGTGTAACGGTCCACCGGAAAATTAACGACAAACTTGTGAGCGGCATCCAGCATGCCCGTCATGTTGGTCATTAAATCCTGCGACTTAATCTTGCCCGTTTTGGAATAGGTATAGATGTCAACCGTAGTGCCGTTGAAATCAGTGGCTGCTTTGGTCAGGTTACCGGCCAGGATAGGAGAGTCTACCAGGTGGTCATAGTTGTTGATGAGGTAGTAGCCGTTCTTATCTGTCTTTAGCGCGGTGCCCGTTAGCCATTCCTTCGGAGACTCTAGCTTTAGGCGCATAGGCGCTGACTGCAAACCTTTAAAATAACCGAACACGCCTTGCCCGTTGATGAGCGCGTGGTCCTGCTCCAGAGAGGTGCCGCACATGTTGTAGACGCGGTTCTTTTCTACCGGCGTATCCCAGGTTTCGGCAATCTGGTAGGTGATTTTACGCACCTTGTCAGGGCGGCTTAGTTCCCATTGGTTCACAGACACTTGCTTGGTGGTGATTTCCTTGCCCTTCTTATCAAAGGCTTTGAAGTTCTTCACAAACCGGCCAATGTCCATGGTCTGGTACGTGCCCGGCGCAGTAGACGCAAACTGGAAGATGTTGTTGGCGCTTTTCAGGCCTTTCACGTCCAGAGAGACTTTGAACAGGTCATCGGCGCGGTCATTGAGGTTCACCTGGTAGGTGAGTTCGGGGGCTTTGGCGGCCTCTGCCGGCGCGCTGAAAGACAAGAGGGCCAATAGGCCCAATGCCATGGTGGTGTTTTTCATAGTGTTTTAATAAAGGGATTTGTAGTACAGGAGAAGCAAACGCCTTGGCGGGAATTTCAACTTAAAGCATTTGTCGCAGAGAGGTTGATTTTATTACGGCAGGTGAAGAGGTGAATAAGGAAGTGGGGAATATCTGCCAATCTAAGTTTTGCGCAGAAAGGAAGCCAGTAGAAGAGTATGGCTGGTTTTAGCCTAATTCCTGGAAAAGAGCCAAAAAACGGAATTAGCGAGTTTGAAAAGAATTTTAGAACAGAGGTTAACCCGTAATTAGCGGATGAGCGATTACTATCTGCGTTGCCGTCAGGATTTTATGTTTCTAATATTTTATCGTTACGCTATTAGAAAAACTGCCAGAGCTGTCTTTGCCATCATACCTTATCTGAACTGTGTATTGATTGTTTTTTGCAATTTCTACAGAGTGTACTACAAAGGAATTCAAGCCTTTCTTTGATTTTGATTTAGCTCTTCCAATAACCTGCTCGGAGTTGGGGTCTAGTATTTCTATTTCAACTTCCGCTTCATCCACAAAGTATATCAATACTTCAACTTCGTTCTTCTTCTTGTTGGCTATATCCCTAATGTTGTTTCTGTCTGTGATGTAGGTTCTCTCCCTTCTTTTTCCTTTTTCAATCCCTTTGATTTTTGAATAAGTAACTATTCCCTGCACATTGCCGAATTCAATAAATGGCATGGGGAAAAAGGGTAAAAGGTAATACCTGTATGGGTCATTTCTGGATTGAACTATTTTGGGGTAAGTGTTTCCGTTAACAGTGTCAAACGTCACTCCTTGTAAAAATAAATCCTTTCCTTTTTCAGTGTCTATTAACTTCAATTCGGTTTTGTAATCTTGAAAAGAAACGAATTGATGGCCTACATTATATCCGCTGTCTGTAACACTCACAAAGAATTCCTGCGGATGGTCATATGAACCGCTTAGATAATTGTATCCATCAACCTCAATCCTCAAGTTTTTAGTATCGTTGATAATAGTGTCGCCTGTATACTTGAGATTTTTAAATTGTTTGTCCTCGTATTCGGCAAGATTGGTTGTGTCGCTATACCATTTCCTTCGGTAGAACAGTTGGATTTCATCGCCTACCTGTATGTCAAATTTTGCGGAAGCTGAAAAGTTGTTTTGCAGACCTTTTGTTATGTCATTGTAGTTGTCACCCATTAACTGTTTGGTGTAAAACAGACCATTGCTTGAAACGACAAGTGATTTCAGGTCGGGAATGATTACAAGATAAACATCAGGTTTGCCTTTGGGATAATATTTCCTTGGTGTTTTCTCTGACGGAATTAAACTTTCCTTCGGGAAGCTGTTCCGTGTGTCAATTAACTCAATAGATATTTTTGACTGCTTGCCGAAAATCTCGCCTGTTTGTTCTTTATCGGTTAGATAATTTATGTTGTGAATGATTTTTCTATTGCTGTCGAGCAAGCGATAAAAGCCATTCGCATAAGCTTCATAGAATGTGTTAATTTCTTGCTTGTCAGAGTAGTCTGTAAAATCTGCTGTTTGAAATTTTCGGTATTTGACCTTGTCTATGACTGTGTCGGCCAAGTCTTTCCTAGTTTGAAGGCCGATAAATTCGTTTTTATTTTCAAAATAAGTTGCCCTGACGAAAAGTTTAGATTCCGCAAGTTCACTTCTCGACGACTGACCATAAGCAAAACAGTTCACTAAAAGTAATAAAGCTATAAGTGCCTGTTTCATTTGTTTTGTGGTGTATAAAGCTAGAAACTTATGTGAAGATATAAAAATACTATTAAAGCCAGTTTCAGCCTCTTTTCCAGAAAAAAGCCCAAAAACGCATTACAACGTCACGCCAAACTTCTCACCCAAGCCTTCCAAATCCTTAACTACCGGTGGTAACAGCGGAATGCCTTCTTTCTCGCGCTGTTCCTGGCAGAGGCGTTCTGGGTCGCCGGGGATGAGGACGTGGTGGCCGTCTTTGGCTTTGGAGTTCCGGAAGGTGGTAATCCAGTTGTCCATGTGGTTTTTGAAGTCCTCTGCCGGTCTAAACGCGTCTACCCGCATGGCCCCGAAGAAGTGGCCTATGCCTTCGCCCACGGGGTTGGCCGGTGGGGCCAGGAAGCTCACAAATGGCGGTACCCACGGACCGTAGTTAGCCCCTGACAATACCGCTGAGAAGATGTCCACTACGGCACCCAGCGCGTAACCTTTGTGACTGCCGGTGTCGCCGCCTAGTGGCAAAAGCGCGCCGCCGTCTTTGAGCTCATTGGGGTTGGTAGAAGAAGAACCATCGGCGGCCTGAATCCAGCCGTGCGGGGCTTCCAGGTTTTTGCGTTGCAAGATTTCCAGCTTACCGTTGGCGGCGGTGGTGGTGGCTAAATCGGCTACAAAGGGTGGTTGGGTATTGGCCGGGACCGCCACGGCAATGGGGTTGGTGCCCAGGAGTCTTTCCAGGGAATAGGTGGGGGCTACCAAAGGGCTGGCGTTGGTCATAGACAGGCCAATCATGTCATGTGCCAGGGCCTTCATGGCGTGGTACCCGGCTATGCCGAAGTGATTGGAGTTCTTCACGCTCACCCAGCCGCTTCCCACGTTTTTGGCTTTCTCTAGGGCAATCTGCATGGCTTTGGGCGCCACTACCAGACCCAGACCGCCGTCGCCGTCTACCGTGGCCGTGCTGGGCGTCTCATGCACCACGCGCACGTTGGGTTTGGGGTTGATGCGGCCGGCCTCCCAGAGGCGCACATAGCCCACTAGACGGGCTACGCCATGGGAGTCAATGCCGCGCAAATCAGCAGAAAGTAAGGTTTCGGTGGCTAGGAATGCATCTTCTTGGGGGCATCCGATGCTTAAGAATATCTTCTGGGTGAAATCAAAAAGGCGTTGGTAGGAATACATGCGAACTACATAAGTAAGAGCGCCAAAGGTAACGGAAACCTGCAAAAAGTTTAACCAGAAATGCTAGCTTTGGCTATTCAATTGCCACAACCGCCCAATCTAGCCCGCCCTTTATGCAAACCCTTCGTGCCCCGCTCTTGCTCTGCCTGCTTTGTTTTTGGCCTGTTTTCCAGATTCTAGCCCAAAAACAGGAATCCTTAGCCACCCAGGTGAAAGCCGTCACCGTGTTCCTGAACCGCGCCCAGGTCACCAACGTGGGCCGGGGCACCGTTGAGGCCGGCGTCACCGAACTGGTCCTGGACGGACTTCCATCCCAGCTTGATGAGCGTAGCGTGCAGGTGAATCCTACTGGCGCTGTGACCTTGCTTTCCGTTAGGTATGAGCAGAATTATCTGATAGGCTCGCAGAAATCCCGTGAGACCGAGCAACTGGAAGACTCCCTTAAAAGCTACACCGGCCAGATTAGATCCTTAACCGACCAGCGCGATGTCCTGCAAAAAGAGGAGGCCATGCTACAGGCCAACCAAAGCATAGGCGGTTCCCAGACCGGCATCACCGCCGCCCGCCTCAAAGAAGTAGCCGACTTCTACCGCGCCCGCTTGCTCAGCATCCGGAAGGAAATCCAAACCGTGGATATACGTTTAGATATTCTCAAAACCAGACAAGTCAGATTTGCTAGCCAACTTAGCATAGCCAGAGGCCAAGGACAAAAGTCTTCTAGCAAAGTGATTGTGGCCGTAAAAGCCGCCGCCCGCACGCAAGTGAGTTTAGAGGTCACTTATTTAGTGTACAATGCTGGCTGGGAGCCTATCTATGACATTAGAGCCACCGGTGCCCAAGGTCCGGTAGCTTTGCAATACAAAGCCAACGTGCGCCAGAATACTGGCGTGAACTGGGACAATGTGCAATTGACTCTGGCCACCACTAACCCAGCTGAGGGTGCCCAGAAGCCAGAATTGAGTCCTCAACGCTTGGAGTTTAATAATGATTTTTCTCGTGCCCTAAAAGGAAGAGTGTCTGGAGTTCAAGTTGAAAGGAAACAAGAATTACAAGAAGTAGTAGGTGCAGTTTATGAAGTAGCTGATGCCGCCGCTCCCTCAACTAGCACCGCAGATT contains the following coding sequences:
- a CDS encoding TldD/PmbA family protein; translated protein: MKRRDFLHLSGLGLGAMMLPIPLWGHDIAPEAALEPADVAFHKQLADAALNAAKSKGATYTDVRIGRYLNQFVITREDKVQNTVNTESYGIGVRVIANGTWGFASMDDVSPAGAAKAAELAVAIAKANSKLQTEPVQLAPQKGFGEVSWKTPIERNAFEVPIKEKVDLLLGANAAAMKNGANYVNSALFLVNEQKYFASSEGSYIDQDVHRTWPVLNVTAIDQKTGKFETRQSLSAPVGMGYEYLSGKPEGKYQGITTRYGKYYDMVEDAGAAAKQAREKLTAKSVLAGKYDLVLDPSHLWLTIHESVGHPLELDRVLGYEANFAGTSFATLDKWQSKKFKYGSDKVNLFADKTQVGSLGAVGYDDEGVKTKQWDLVKDGTLVNYQATRDQAHIIGEKESHGCCYADNWSSVQFQRMANVSLAPGKQKLSVDNMIKDVEKGIYIIGDGSFSIDQQRYNFQFGGQLYYEIKDGKIVGPLKDVAYQSNTQEFWNSCSAICDESDYRLGGSFFDGKGQPTQSSAVSHGSSTTRFNGVNVINTGRKI
- a CDS encoding zinc-dependent metalloprotease; translated protein: MRKTLLPFLLLLLTFTQLSAQNKPGGIASKTAGLQKFAGYFPFYWDEATGKILLEIDKLDTQFLYVSSLPAGLGSNDIGLDRGQLGGTHVVYFQKVGPKVLLIEPNQGYRAMNGNPAEEQAVAQSFAQSTLWGFKVEATDGRTVLVDATDFLLRDAHDVVGSIKRARQGSYRLDASRSALYLPRTKNFPQNTEFEASLTFVGGDDAGNFVREVAPSIEALTLRQHHSFIQLPDSNYTPRAMDPRAGYFGIEYMDYSTPIGESIVKRYIARHRLQKKNPGAAVSEAVKPIVYYVDHAAPEPIRSALLDGARWWAQAFKSAGYKDAFKVEILPVDADPMDVRYNVIQWVHRSTRGWSYGASVTDPRTGEILKGHVSLGSLRVRQDYLIAEGLLAPYEEGRPANPEMMKMALARLRQLSAHELGHTLGIMHNYAASVNNRASVMDYPHPTVKLTAEGKIDLSDAYALGMGDWDKLAVTYGYQDFAKGVNEKQALDQLLRNGHQSGLQFIADRDARSPGGAHPQAHLWDNGANASDELHHVLQVRQKALQQFGLNNIKPGVPMAMLEDVLVPIYNYHRYQVESVAKVVGGVNYTYASRGDGQLVTEKVPEAEQQKALDALLETLQPKVLTLPENIIALIPPRPAGWSPTRELFDKRTGLTFDPLAVAEASADFTLSFLFHPERAARLVELKARGSKLGLEEVLDQILEHTWKAKQQNGLPGQTQLLTQQLVLTHLLALSQNENAAYSVRGIAILKLEELEKHLKKLAKSSDDAVKANALLALNRLDQPANAKPQLHKDLPPGAPIGTTETLSCE
- a CDS encoding CPBP family intramembrane glutamic endopeptidase, translating into MQKTVLLDRMEHPSSTTQATSWWSILAGFLLIALTYHGGEYAMRFHQHVPLFLGCMLAVIPVANLVAKWQGFKGLGAWGLCFDKPYAKLFLKGLAIGLVVYAVALWARLWLGFEILGPKPDTNVLITQTLIFAAGTFLPSLAEDILTRGYLFGHFHKRMGTWALILFSAVVYVLNHVYALTAGPETLVYLFVLGVMLAIPLLYTRNIWYTVGVHWAGNIIYRVSNDVLSVRTMESPYPAMWTLTGFVLLLAVINYVVTRRFVPSEKEQALA
- a CDS encoding TldD/PmbA family protein, which encodes MAILTKEQAQVILKKVMALSKADECEANLNGGKTGNVRYARNSVSTAGESHTTTLVVQSSFGKRMGVATINEFDDASLEKVVRRSEELAKLAPENPEYMGVLGPQKYITTNPYVAATAAITPDKRAEMVAKSIAAAKSKNLTAAGYLQDNVGFQSMMNSKGLFAYNTDTGVDFSLTVRTPDGTGSGYVSRGFNDVSKLDTATVSNIAVNKATGSANARALEPGKYTVILEPAAVAVMLENLFFGMDARSADEGRSFLSKAGGGNKVGQKLVDERVTIYSDPAHPELPTSPWAQDGQALNKTTWIDKGVIKQIPVSRYWAQQKKITPVPFPNTAIMQGGTQSLEDMIKGTQRGILVTRLWYIRSVDPQTLLLTGLTRDGTFYIENGKIKHAVKNFRFNESPIIMLNNLEAIGKAERTVSGESSNNYLLPPLKIRDFTFSSLSDAV